One stretch of Caballeronia sp. Lep1P3 DNA includes these proteins:
- a CDS encoding molybdopterin cofactor-binding domain-containing protein, protein MNQRDTGFADINARVADSDAVQPARHVGRPMQRLEDPAILTGRGRYGDDLAVKPGTLQAAILRSPHAHADIVAIDTQAASKLHGVRAILTRDDLRPWSRPFVVGVKSPMEQWALAMDRVRYVGEPVAVVMAESRAIAEDALDLIRVEYALRDPVTSIEQCLQDDAPVLHERVGTNVISDRHFRYGDPEAAFASAPHRVKLTTHYPRNTCAPIECGVVIAEYLSGDEGYDVTSNFMGPFSLHAVMAMALNVSANRLRHKAPRDSGGSFGVKQAVFPYVVLMCLASRKAGAPVKWVEDRLEHLSAATSATARLSTIEAAVQDDGRIVALSYDQLEDVGGYVRAPEPATFYRMHGCLTGAYAIDNLIVRNRVVLTNKTPSGLVRGFGGPQVYFALERLVQRIAVELKLDVLDVYRRNFVPADAFPYRAAAGALLDSGNYQEALRRSVSEGGYGELAARRDAARKEGRLYGIGFAAIVEPSVSNMGYITTVMPPEARKKAGPKNGAIASATVSVDLLGGVVVTIASTPAGQGHMTVCAQVVADVLGLDPKDIVVNVEFDTHKDAWSVAAGNYSSRFAGAVAGTVHLAATRVRDKLARILAKQFGCAPGDVHFEGARIYPKDARDRALPFARAASNAPHWAPALLPEGDEPGLRETVFWSPPHMDAPDEADRINTSAAYGFAFDMCGVEVDRATGRVRIDRYVTVHDAGTILNPALADGQIRGAFAQGLGAALMEEFRYGADGSFQSGTLADYLMPTTCEVPDPVIVHLETPSPFTPLGAKGLGEGNNMSTPPCIANAVADALGVADIRLPLTPQKVMAMIGIDDPEPSRPEYREAPATKPAAPGGGRALTAQGTVDLPATPEAVFAVLLDPKALANVIPGCHALEETAPNQYRADVTVGVGMIKARFEARIGLSEIDAPRRLRLAGAGMSPLGSARGNGLVELTPHAGGTRLTYDYEAQVSGKVAAVGGRMLEGAAKVVLRQLFESLGRQAAGKPVQTRGSWIARLLARFRRHA, encoded by the coding sequence ATGAACCAGCGCGATACCGGATTCGCCGACATCAACGCGCGCGTCGCCGACAGCGATGCAGTCCAGCCCGCGCGTCACGTCGGCCGGCCGATGCAGCGTCTCGAAGACCCCGCGATTCTCACCGGGCGCGGGCGCTACGGCGACGATCTCGCGGTCAAGCCCGGCACGTTGCAGGCCGCGATCCTGCGCTCGCCGCACGCGCACGCGGATATCGTGGCCATCGACACGCAAGCGGCATCGAAGCTGCATGGCGTGCGCGCGATTCTCACGCGCGACGATCTCCGGCCGTGGTCGCGGCCCTTCGTCGTCGGCGTGAAGTCGCCGATGGAGCAATGGGCGCTCGCGATGGACCGCGTGCGTTATGTCGGCGAGCCGGTTGCCGTCGTCATGGCGGAATCGCGCGCGATCGCGGAAGACGCGCTCGATCTCATTCGCGTCGAATACGCGCTGCGCGATCCGGTTACATCCATCGAGCAGTGCTTGCAGGACGACGCGCCCGTTCTGCACGAGCGCGTGGGAACGAACGTCATCAGCGACAGGCATTTCCGCTATGGCGACCCCGAAGCGGCGTTCGCGAGCGCGCCGCATCGCGTGAAGCTCACGACGCACTATCCGCGCAACACGTGCGCGCCGATCGAATGCGGCGTCGTTATCGCGGAGTATCTGTCAGGCGACGAAGGCTACGACGTCACCTCGAATTTCATGGGGCCGTTCTCGCTGCACGCCGTCATGGCGATGGCGCTCAACGTGTCCGCCAACCGTCTGCGTCACAAGGCGCCGCGCGATTCCGGCGGCAGCTTCGGCGTGAAGCAGGCCGTGTTTCCGTATGTCGTGCTGATGTGCCTCGCTTCGCGCAAGGCGGGCGCGCCGGTGAAGTGGGTCGAGGACCGGCTCGAGCACCTGAGCGCGGCGACCTCGGCGACTGCGCGCCTTTCGACCATCGAAGCGGCGGTGCAAGACGACGGGCGCATCGTCGCGCTTTCCTACGATCAACTCGAAGACGTGGGCGGCTACGTGCGCGCACCCGAGCCCGCGACGTTCTACCGGATGCACGGCTGTCTGACGGGCGCGTATGCGATCGACAATCTCATCGTGCGCAATCGCGTGGTGCTCACCAACAAGACGCCGAGCGGCCTCGTGCGCGGCTTCGGCGGACCGCAGGTCTATTTCGCGCTGGAGCGGCTGGTTCAGCGCATCGCCGTCGAATTGAAGCTCGACGTGCTCGATGTCTATCGCCGCAACTTCGTGCCCGCCGATGCGTTTCCGTATCGCGCGGCAGCCGGCGCGCTGCTCGATTCCGGCAACTATCAGGAAGCGCTGCGGCGCTCGGTCAGCGAAGGCGGCTACGGCGAACTCGCCGCGCGGCGCGATGCGGCCCGCAAGGAAGGGCGTCTCTATGGCATCGGCTTCGCGGCGATCGTGGAGCCGTCGGTGTCGAACATGGGCTACATCACGACCGTGATGCCGCCCGAGGCGCGCAAGAAGGCCGGGCCGAAGAACGGCGCGATCGCGAGCGCGACGGTGAGCGTCGATCTGCTGGGCGGCGTCGTCGTCACGATCGCATCGACGCCGGCCGGACAGGGCCACATGACGGTGTGCGCGCAAGTCGTCGCGGACGTGCTCGGGCTGGACCCGAAGGACATCGTCGTGAACGTCGAGTTCGACACGCACAAGGACGCGTGGTCCGTCGCGGCGGGCAACTATTCGAGCCGTTTCGCGGGCGCGGTGGCCGGCACGGTGCATCTCGCGGCGACGCGCGTGCGCGACAAGCTCGCCCGCATTCTCGCGAAGCAGTTCGGCTGCGCGCCCGGCGACGTGCATTTCGAAGGCGCGCGCATTTATCCGAAGGACGCGCGGGACCGCGCGCTGCCGTTCGCGCGCGCCGCGAGCAACGCGCCGCACTGGGCGCCGGCGTTGCTGCCCGAGGGCGACGAGCCGGGCCTGCGCGAAACCGTGTTCTGGTCGCCGCCGCACATGGACGCGCCCGACGAAGCGGACCGCATCAACACGTCGGCGGCGTATGGCTTCGCGTTCGACATGTGCGGCGTCGAAGTGGACCGCGCGACGGGGCGCGTGCGTATCGACCGGTACGTGACGGTGCACGACGCGGGCACGATCCTCAATCCCGCGCTCGCGGACGGCCAGATTCGCGGCGCGTTCGCGCAAGGGCTCGGCGCGGCGCTGATGGAAGAGTTCCGCTATGGCGCGGACGGCAGCTTCCAGTCCGGCACGCTCGCCGACTATCTGATGCCGACGACCTGCGAAGTCCCCGATCCGGTGATCGTGCATCTCGAAACGCCGTCGCCGTTCACGCCGCTCGGCGCGAAAGGACTCGGCGAAGGCAACAACATGAGCACGCCGCCGTGCATCGCGAATGCGGTGGCCGATGCGCTCGGCGTCGCGGACATTCGCCTTCCGCTCACGCCGCAAAAGGTGATGGCGATGATCGGCATCGACGATCCCGAACCGTCGCGCCCCGAATATCGCGAAGCGCCCGCGACGAAGCCCGCGGCGCCCGGCGGCGGCCGCGCGCTCACGGCGCAAGGCACGGTCGATCTGCCCGCGACGCCCGAAGCGGTGTTCGCCGTGCTGCTCGACCCGAAGGCGCTCGCCAATGTCATTCCCGGCTGTCACGCGCTGGAAGAAACCGCCCCGAACCAGTATCGCGCGGATGTGACGGTGGGCGTGGGCATGATCAAGGCGCGTTTCGAGGCGCGCATCGGCTTGTCGGAAATCGACGCGCCGCGCCGCCTGCGTCTCGCGGGCGCGGGCATGTCGCCGCTCGGCAGCGCGCGCGGCAACGGTCTCGTCGAACTGACGCCGCACGCGGGCGGCACGCGGCTCACGTATGACTACGAGGCGCAAGTGTCCGGCAAGGTCGCGGCGGTCGGCGGCCGCATGCTCGAAGGCGCGGCGAAGGTCGTGCTCCGGCAGTTGTTCGAATCCCTCGGGCGGCAGGCGGCGGGCAAGCCGGTGCAGACGCGCGGCTCGTGGATCGCAAGACTTCTTGCACGTTTCAGGAGGCACGCATGA
- a CDS encoding xanthine dehydrogenase family protein subunit M: protein MKPASFDYLRAKTTQDALDALAQYGEDARILAGGQSLMAVLNMRLAQPRVLVDVSRTAELDAVRVDDRAGHLVVSAAATQGSVEWRGTLQDEVPMLAMAFPNISHFQIRNRGTVCGSIAHADPSAELPLVLSALGGDVLLRSKKKRRTLAAKDFFQGMLMTAREPDELVEAVRFPLKRPGERYAFTEFSARHGDFAVVACAAAVTDDSIRIAVGGVADRPVAETWPRLSGDDLRGALNDLSWKLNAQDDAHISAKYRRHLVRQLGWRVIEEAK, encoded by the coding sequence ATGAAGCCCGCATCGTTCGACTATCTGCGCGCCAAGACGACGCAGGACGCGCTCGATGCGCTCGCGCAATACGGCGAGGACGCGCGCATTCTGGCGGGCGGGCAATCGCTGATGGCGGTGCTCAACATGCGGCTCGCCCAGCCGCGCGTGCTCGTCGATGTCTCGCGCACCGCCGAACTCGATGCCGTGCGCGTCGACGACCGAGCGGGGCATCTCGTCGTGAGCGCGGCGGCGACGCAAGGCAGCGTCGAATGGCGCGGCACGCTGCAAGACGAAGTGCCGATGCTCGCGATGGCGTTCCCGAATATCTCGCATTTTCAGATCCGCAATCGCGGGACGGTGTGCGGTTCCATCGCGCATGCCGATCCGAGCGCCGAACTGCCGCTCGTGCTGAGCGCGCTCGGCGGCGACGTGCTGCTGCGCTCGAAGAAGAAGCGCCGCACGCTCGCGGCGAAGGACTTCTTTCAGGGAATGCTGATGACCGCGCGCGAGCCGGACGAACTCGTGGAAGCCGTGCGCTTTCCGCTGAAAAGACCGGGCGAGCGCTACGCATTCACCGAATTTTCCGCGCGCCACGGCGATTTCGCGGTGGTCGCGTGCGCGGCGGCCGTCACGGACGATTCGATTCGCATCGCGGTGGGCGGCGTCGCGGACAGGCCGGTTGCGGAAACGTGGCCGCGTCTCTCGGGCGACGATCTGCGCGGCGCGCTGAACGATTTGAGTTGGAAACTGAACGCGCAGGACGACGCGCACATCAGCGCGAAGTATCGCCGGCACCTGGTCCGGCAACTCGGATGGCGCGTGATCGAGGAGGCGAAGTGA
- a CDS encoding (2Fe-2S)-binding protein, whose product MSNTADNIMRHGEQQRITLTLNGRERSGHCEPRELLSDFIRHELGATGTHVGCEHGVCGACTVHVDGIAARSCLMLAVQADGRRIDTVEGLAPGQTLGDLQQAFQRHHALQCGFCTAGILMSCADYLKRVPNPTEEQVREMLSGHICRCTGYTPIVAAVLDAAARRQSGEAGEGNEAKEAEHA is encoded by the coding sequence GTGAGCAACACGGCGGACAACATCATGCGGCACGGCGAGCAGCAGCGCATCACGCTGACGCTCAACGGCCGCGAAAGAAGCGGTCATTGCGAGCCGCGCGAACTGCTGTCGGATTTCATCCGGCACGAACTCGGCGCGACCGGCACGCACGTCGGCTGCGAGCATGGCGTGTGTGGCGCATGCACGGTGCACGTGGATGGCATCGCGGCGCGCTCGTGCCTGATGCTGGCCGTGCAGGCCGACGGACGGCGCATCGACACGGTCGAAGGCCTCGCGCCCGGGCAAACGCTCGGCGATCTGCAGCAGGCGTTCCAGCGGCATCACGCGCTGCAGTGCGGCTTCTGCACGGCGGGCATTCTGATGTCGTGCGCGGACTATCTGAAGCGCGTACCGAATCCCACCGAGGAGCAAGTGCGCGAGATGCTGTCCGGGCACATCTGCCGCTGCACCGGTTACACGCCGATCGTCGCGGCCGTGCTGGACGCGGCCGCGCGCCGTCAGTCGGGCGAGGCGGGCGAGGGGAACGAGGCGAAGGAGGCCGAACATGCTTGA
- a CDS encoding AMP-binding protein, whose product MLDLGRTFLQSVERSPDALALVDGDVQLTYAAWHRVILNVADGLRELGLQRGDRLLVVLQNRWEMATLHWAGQFAGIVIVPLNWRAKPDELEYCVTDAGVKAIVYEPVCADAVAQSASAQNVPRIGLDDVAGRTMTFDALMAERERERTGETVHATADDISLILYTSGTTGKAKGVPRRHRHERAGALAHVAQNLYRRGERTLGVMPLYHTMGVRSLLSMALVDGVFVCVRRWNAKLALDSIAGHALTCLYLVPTLYHDLLADSAFASTDTSSVRKLGFAGAPMNDGLLKRLSAAFEPDLFVNHYGSSEVYTFSIDQDATKKPGSAGRAGINTRLRVAKLDAVSPDDIAATGEEGQIIADLLGDEAFEGYWNRPDANAKSLRDGWYFTGDTGYFDRDGDLYVTGRVDDMIISGGENISPVDIESVLSLHPAVDEVAVAGVKDERWGQRVVAFIKRREYVDAETLDGWCRQSDLVNFKRPRDYVFVDDIPKSPVGKILRRKLQAGEYASDANARPTQTTKE is encoded by the coding sequence ATGCTTGATCTCGGCCGCACCTTCCTGCAAAGCGTCGAGCGCAGCCCGGACGCGCTCGCGCTCGTCGATGGCGACGTGCAACTGACATATGCCGCGTGGCATCGCGTGATTCTGAATGTCGCCGATGGCCTGCGCGAACTCGGCCTGCAACGCGGCGACCGGCTGCTCGTCGTGCTGCAGAACCGCTGGGAAATGGCGACGCTGCACTGGGCCGGCCAGTTCGCGGGCATCGTGATCGTGCCGCTCAACTGGCGCGCGAAGCCCGACGAACTCGAATACTGCGTGACGGACGCGGGCGTGAAGGCGATCGTCTACGAACCCGTTTGCGCCGATGCGGTGGCGCAAAGCGCATCGGCGCAGAACGTGCCGCGCATCGGTCTCGACGATGTCGCGGGCCGTACGATGACCTTCGACGCACTCATGGCGGAACGCGAGCGCGAACGCACCGGCGAGACGGTGCACGCCACCGCCGACGACATCTCGCTCATCCTCTATACATCCGGCACGACCGGCAAGGCGAAGGGCGTGCCGCGCCGTCATCGGCACGAACGCGCGGGCGCGCTCGCGCACGTCGCGCAAAACCTGTATCGGCGCGGCGAAAGAACGCTCGGTGTGATGCCGCTCTATCACACGATGGGCGTGCGCTCGCTGCTTTCGATGGCGCTCGTCGATGGCGTGTTCGTCTGCGTGCGGCGCTGGAACGCGAAGCTCGCGCTCGACTCCATCGCGGGCCACGCGCTGACGTGCCTCTATCTCGTGCCGACGCTTTATCACGATCTGCTCGCCGACAGCGCATTCGCGAGCACGGATACGTCGTCGGTCAGAAAGCTCGGCTTCGCGGGCGCGCCGATGAACGACGGCCTGCTCAAGCGCCTCTCGGCCGCCTTCGAGCCGGACCTTTTCGTGAATCACTACGGCTCGTCCGAGGTCTACACGTTCAGCATCGATCAGGACGCCACGAAAAAGCCCGGCAGCGCGGGGCGCGCGGGCATCAATACGCGGCTGCGCGTGGCGAAGCTCGACGCCGTTTCGCCCGACGACATCGCCGCGACGGGCGAGGAAGGCCAGATCATCGCGGACCTGCTCGGCGACGAAGCGTTCGAAGGCTACTGGAACCGCCCGGACGCGAACGCGAAGTCGCTGCGCGACGGCTGGTACTTCACCGGCGACACCGGCTACTTCGACCGTGACGGCGATCTCTACGTGACGGGCCGCGTCGACGACATGATCATCAGCGGCGGCGAGAACATCTCGCCGGTGGACATCGAATCGGTGTTGTCGCTGCATCCGGCTGTCGATGAAGTCGCGGTCGCGGGCGTGAAGGACGAGCGCTGGGGCCAGCGCGTCGTCGCGTTCATCAAGCGCCGCGAGTACGTGGACGCCGAAACGCTCGACGGCTGGTGCCGCCAGTCCGATCTCGTCAATTTCAAGCGGCCGCGCGACTACGTGTTCGTCGACGACATTCCGAAGTCGCCGGTCGGCAAGATACTGCGCCGCAAGCTGCAGGCGGGCGAATACGCGAGCGACGCCAACGCTCGACCCACACAGACTACGAAGGAGTAA
- a CDS encoding enoyl-CoA hydratase/isomerase family protein: MSDLNHRGQTLLQDLDGFSVEIDAARERADIILHRPPLNVISMHARDQLRTVFEALDDDERVRVIVVRAKGEHFSSGGDIKGFLEASPEHVSKLAWNIAAPARCSKPVIAANRGFCFGVGFELSLACDFRIVTETTFYALPEQKLGQIPGSGGSARLQAMVGIGRTKDIVMRSRRIPGKQAYEWGIAVDCVPDTELEAATDALVDELRAFSPLAQRTAKKLLNDSEDAPLSIAIELEGHCYSRLRSSDDFREGVEAFHGKRKPAFRGS; this comes from the coding sequence ATGAGCGATTTGAACCATCGCGGCCAGACGCTGCTGCAAGACCTCGACGGCTTTTCGGTCGAAATCGACGCCGCCCGGGAGCGCGCCGACATCATCCTGCATCGTCCGCCGCTCAACGTCATTTCGATGCACGCGCGCGACCAGCTTCGCACGGTGTTCGAAGCACTGGACGACGACGAGCGCGTGCGCGTGATCGTCGTGCGCGCGAAGGGCGAGCACTTTTCGAGCGGCGGCGACATCAAGGGCTTTCTCGAAGCGTCGCCGGAGCATGTGTCGAAGCTCGCATGGAACATCGCCGCGCCCGCGCGCTGCTCGAAGCCGGTTATCGCGGCCAATCGCGGCTTCTGCTTCGGCGTGGGTTTCGAGTTGTCGCTCGCATGCGATTTCCGCATCGTCACCGAAACGACGTTCTACGCGCTGCCGGAGCAGAAGCTCGGCCAGATTCCCGGCTCGGGCGGCTCGGCGCGCCTTCAGGCGATGGTCGGCATCGGCCGCACGAAGGACATCGTGATGCGCTCGCGCCGCATTCCCGGCAAGCAGGCTTACGAATGGGGCATCGCGGTGGACTGCGTGCCGGACACCGAACTGGAAGCCGCCACCGATGCGCTCGTCGACGAACTGCGCGCGTTCTCGCCGCTCGCGCAGCGCACCGCGAAGAAGCTCCTGAACGATTCGGAGGACGCGCCGCTTTCCATCGCGATCGAACTGGAAGGCCATTGCTATAGCCGCCTGCGCTCGTCCGACGATTTCCGCGAGGGCGTCGAAGCGTTTCACGGCAAGAGGAAGCCGGCGTTCCGCGGAAGCTGA
- a CDS encoding GMC family oxidoreductase, whose amino-acid sequence MERFDYVIVGGGSAGCVLAHRLSAVPSLRVALIEAGADTPPGAVPAAILDSYPMPVFCGDTYIWPELKAKATKDAAPRVYEQGRVMGGGSSINVQSANRGLPRDYDEWAATGAHGWAWRDVLPYFRKLERDVNFPGGELHGSDGPVPIRRIMPKDWPAFCHAFAKGLRANGVAELQDQNGEFGDGFFPGAFSNIDDKRVSTAIAYLDEATRKRPTLAVFSNLRVERIVMEGAAARGVIAVAASGERVRFDAGEVVLSAGALQSPALLLRAGIGDARELAALGIACAVDLPGVGRNLQDHPSLTFCHFLEPRFRMPLARRRASMMAARLSSGVAGCDESDLYLSSATRAAWHELGNRLGLFFLWCNRPYSRGRVQLASSDAAAAPRVDLNLLDDERDVQRLAAGVRMLARVVQASGLGHDADDGRDFFPAAFSPRVKAMSQVGEGNALLTKALGALLDTPAPMRRFLIDRFFTRGLNMAALLADERALADFIRANVFGVWHASGTCRMGGAHDRDAVTDTEGRVHGARGLRVVDASLMPRLPSANTNIPTIMIAEKIADAMIAQRRASEATNVLGTPPLAAAH is encoded by the coding sequence ATGGAACGCTTCGATTACGTGATCGTGGGCGGCGGTTCGGCGGGATGCGTGCTCGCGCACCGGCTGTCGGCGGTGCCGTCGCTGCGCGTCGCGCTGATCGAAGCCGGCGCCGACACGCCGCCCGGCGCGGTGCCCGCGGCCATTCTCGACAGCTATCCGATGCCGGTGTTCTGCGGCGACACCTACATCTGGCCCGAACTGAAGGCGAAAGCCACGAAGGACGCCGCGCCGCGCGTGTACGAGCAGGGCCGCGTGATGGGCGGCGGCTCCAGCATCAACGTGCAGTCGGCCAATCGCGGCCTGCCGCGCGACTACGACGAATGGGCCGCGACGGGCGCGCACGGCTGGGCGTGGCGCGACGTGCTGCCGTACTTCCGCAAGCTGGAGCGCGACGTGAACTTTCCGGGCGGCGAGTTGCACGGCAGCGACGGCCCTGTGCCGATCCGCCGCATCATGCCGAAGGACTGGCCCGCGTTCTGCCATGCGTTCGCGAAGGGCTTGCGCGCGAACGGCGTCGCCGAGTTGCAGGACCAGAACGGCGAGTTCGGCGACGGCTTCTTTCCCGGCGCGTTCTCGAATATCGACGACAAGCGCGTGTCCACGGCCATCGCCTATCTGGACGAAGCCACGCGCAAGCGTCCGACTCTCGCGGTGTTTTCGAATCTGCGCGTCGAGCGCATCGTGATGGAAGGCGCGGCGGCGCGTGGCGTGATCGCGGTGGCGGCGAGCGGCGAGCGCGTGCGCTTCGATGCCGGCGAGGTCGTGCTGAGCGCGGGCGCGTTGCAATCGCCGGCGCTGCTCTTGCGCGCGGGCATCGGCGATGCGCGCGAACTCGCGGCGCTCGGCATCGCGTGCGCGGTCGATTTACCGGGCGTCGGGCGCAATCTCCAGGATCATCCGTCGCTCACGTTCTGCCATTTTCTCGAACCGCGTTTCCGGATGCCGCTCGCGCGGCGCCGCGCCAGCATGATGGCCGCGCGCCTCAGTTCCGGCGTCGCGGGCTGCGACGAGTCCGATTTGTACTTGTCGAGCGCGACGCGCGCGGCGTGGCACGAACTCGGCAACCGGCTCGGCCTGTTCTTTCTGTGGTGCAACCGGCCGTATTCGCGGGGCCGCGTGCAGCTCGCATCGTCCGATGCGGCCGCCGCGCCGCGCGTCGATCTCAACCTGCTCGACGACGAGCGCGACGTGCAGCGCCTTGCCGCCGGCGTGCGGATGCTTGCGCGCGTGGTTCAGGCGTCGGGTCTCGGACACGATGCTGACGATGGGCGCGACTTCTTTCCCGCCGCGTTCTCGCCGCGCGTCAAGGCGATGAGCCAGGTCGGCGAAGGCAACGCGCTGCTCACGAAGGCGCTCGGCGCGCTGCTCGATACGCCCGCGCCGATGCGCCGCTTCCTGATCGACCGCTTCTTCACGCGCGGGCTGAATATGGCCGCGCTCCTCGCCGACGAGCGCGCACTCGCCGATTTCATCCGCGCGAACGTGTTCGGCGTGTGGCACGCGAGCGGAACATGCCGAATGGGCGGCGCGCACGACCGCGACGCCGTCACGGATACCGAAGGCCGCGTGCATGGCGCGCGGGGCTTGCGCGTGGTCGATGCATCGCTGATGCCGAGACTGCCATCGGCCAATACGAACATACCGACCATCATGATCGCCGAGAAGATCGCCGACGCGATGATCGCGCAACGACGCGCGAGCGAAGCTACCAACGTGTTGGGAACGCCCCCGCTCGCCGCCGCGCACTGA